In Methanosphaera sp. ISO3-F5, a genomic segment contains:
- the rbr gene encoding rubrerythrin yields MVKTLENLSKAFVGESQARNRYTMYSKIAKKEGFEKIAEIFLLTADNEFQHAKVLFKMIQELKEDADCIDIPTSVGFTYGTTAENLKAAAEGENEEATSMYPEFADVAEEEGFSTIAARLRNIGLVEAHHEERYRKLLAMVEGETFFNRDEEITWVCRKCGFVYKGEKPPEVCPICEHPSAYFELSQEDF; encoded by the coding sequence ATGGTAAAAACATTAGAAAATTTATCCAAAGCATTCGTTGGAGAAAGTCAAGCAAGAAACAGATACACAATGTACTCTAAAATTGCAAAAAAAGAAGGATTCGAAAAAATCGCTGAAATATTCCTATTAACAGCAGATAACGAATTCCAACACGCAAAAGTATTATTTAAAATGATACAAGAATTAAAAGAAGATGCAGATTGTATCGACATCCCAACAAGTGTAGGATTCACATACGGAACCACAGCCGAAAACCTTAAAGCAGCAGCAGAAGGAGAAAACGAAGAAGCTACATCCATGTACCCAGAATTTGCTGATGTAGCAGAAGAAGAAGGATTTTCCACAATAGCAGCAAGATTAAGAAACATCGGTCTAGTAGAAGCACACCACGAAGAAAGATACCGAAAATTACTAGCAATGGTAGAAGGAGAAACATTCTTCAACAGAGACGAAGAAATTACATGGGTATGCAGAAAATGTGGTTTCGTATACAAAGGAGAAAAACCACCAGAAGTATGTCCAATATGTGAACACCCATCCGCATACTTCGAATTATCACAAGAAGACTTCTAA